One window of the Perca fluviatilis chromosome 5, GENO_Pfluv_1.0, whole genome shotgun sequence genome contains the following:
- the apobec2b gene encoding C->U-editing enzyme APOBEC-2b, whose product MADRNSRVSVKRKEKKVENKTKDDKDKEKEKEKNVKKPDKLVKKPEKTPEKTPEQPKMDEEKRNGESGGAIGAEAINSEENGEFQPIELPPFEIVTGEQMSPFYFKFQFRNVEYSSGRNKTLLCFRVDTPGGSTEPLKGYMEDEHATAHAEEAFFQQVLPIASQEYEVTWYVSSSPCAACAAKLANILQQRKKVRLCMFCSRLFDWEEPEIVEGLRALVSAGCKLRMMKPVDFVHVWETYVEKEDLTFEPWEDCQENYDYYVEKLADILK is encoded by the exons ATGGCCGACAGAAACAGCCGGGTTAGTGttaagaggaaagagaagaaggtagaaaacaaaacaaaggatgACAAGGAcaaagaaaaggagaaggagaaaaatgtgaaaaagccTGACAAACTTGTGAAAAAGCCAGAGAAGACCCCAGAGAAGACCCCCGAGCAGCCCAAGATGGATGAAGAGAAGAGGAATGGGGAAAGTGGAGGCGCAATAGGAGCGGAGGCAATAAACAGTGAAGAAAATGGAGAGTTTCAGCCCATAGAATTGCCACCGTTTGAGATTGTCACAGG GGAACAGATGAGCCCGTTCTACTTCAAGTTTCAGTTCAGGAATGTGGAGTACTCATCAGGGAGGAACAAGACCTTGCTGTGTTTTAGAGTGGATACACCAGGAGGCAGCACAGAGCCACTGAAAGGTTATATGGAGGATGAACATGCCACGGCTCATGCTGAAGAAGCATTCTTTCAACAG GTGCTCCCTATTGCTTCCCAAGAGTATGAAGTCACATGGTATGTATCATCCAGTCCTTGTGCGGCTTGTGCAGCCAAGTTGGCCAACATCCTCCAGCAGCGCAAGAAGGTCCGTCTCTGCATGTTCTGCTCCCGTCTCTTTGACTGGGAGGAGCCAGAGATAGTAGAAGGCCTCCGGGCTCTGGTGAGCGCCGGCTGCAAACTGCGGATGATGAAGCCGGTTGACTTCGTACATGTTTGGGAAACATATGTGGAGAAGGAGGACCTGACCTTTGAACCCTGGGAGGATTGTCAGGAGAACTATGACTACTATGTGGAGAAACTGGCTGATATCCTCAAGTAG